From a region of the Desulfuromonas sp. KJ2020 genome:
- a CDS encoding acetate/propionate family kinase produces MFILTLNCWSYSVRYHLFDWHRRVLLARGQVDRVAVGGTTVTHHVPGRPTQVSSQECADHRQALALILHLLSDVDQGVLQEGERLGAISHRVAHGGDRFTRSVQIDGEVLATIKDLRRLAPLHNEPNIAGIEAAIALLPDVPQIAVFDTAFHQTLSPTAFIYPLPYEWYEKHRLRRYGFHGPSHLYMSKRAAVRLGKEPGECNLITIHVDRGVSLCAIRQGISVDTSMGMTPLEGAIMGTRCGDIDAGILPYVMTRGGYSPREMDSILNLECGLRGITGRFSERGDVLAAVVDGDERCELALAMETYRLRKYIGAYMSALGGVDAIVFTSGAGDLEWMSRQRILRDMEFFGIHLDVQRNRSAVAMPGETTITRDDSPVKVFVVPANEERVFAEDAAAILAGTYADHLSYPYSFTRP; encoded by the coding sequence ATGTTCATACTGACTTTGAACTGTTGGAGTTATTCGGTGCGCTACCATCTTTTCGACTGGCACCGGCGGGTCCTTTTGGCCCGCGGTCAGGTGGATCGGGTGGCGGTGGGGGGCACTACGGTGACCCACCATGTGCCGGGACGTCCCACCCAGGTCAGTAGTCAGGAGTGCGCCGATCACCGCCAGGCTTTGGCCCTTATCCTCCACCTGCTCAGCGATGTCGACCAGGGAGTGTTGCAGGAGGGGGAACGTCTCGGGGCCATCAGCCATCGCGTCGCCCACGGCGGCGACCGTTTTACCCGTTCGGTGCAGATCGATGGCGAGGTACTGGCGACCATCAAAGACCTGCGCCGGCTGGCGCCCCTGCACAATGAGCCGAACATCGCCGGTATCGAAGCGGCCATCGCCCTGCTCCCCGATGTCCCCCAGATCGCCGTGTTCGACACGGCCTTTCACCAGACGCTGAGCCCGACCGCCTTCATCTATCCTCTGCCTTATGAATGGTACGAAAAGCACCGCCTGCGTCGCTACGGCTTCCACGGCCCCTCCCACCTCTACATGTCCAAGCGGGCGGCCGTGCGTCTGGGTAAGGAGCCGGGCGAGTGCAATCTTATCACCATTCACGTCGACCGCGGCGTTTCCCTCTGCGCCATCCGCCAGGGCATCTCCGTCGACACCAGCATGGGCATGACACCTCTGGAGGGGGCCATCATGGGGACGCGCTGCGGCGATATCGATGCGGGCATTCTCCCCTATGTCATGACCCGGGGCGGCTACTCACCGCGGGAAATGGACAGCATCCTCAATCTGGAATGCGGCCTGCGGGGCATCACCGGTCGCTTCAGCGAACGCGGCGATGTGCTGGCCGCCGTGGTGGATGGCGATGAGCGCTGTGAACTGGCCCTCGCCATGGAAACCTACCGGCTGCGCAAGTACATTGGCGCCTACATGAGCGCTCTCGGCGGCGTGGACGCCATCGTCTTTACCTCCGGGGCGGGGGACCTCGAATGGATGAGCCGGCAGCGGATTCTGCGGGACATGGAGTTTTTCGGCATTCACCTCGATGTCCAGCGCAACCGCTCCGCCGTGGCCATGCCGGGGGAAACGACCATCACCCGCGACGATTCGCCGGTCAAGGTCTTTGTGGTGCCCGCCAACGAGGAACGGGTCTTCGCTGAGGACGCTGCCGCGATTCTGGCCGGCACCTATGCGGACCATCTGAGCTATCCCTATTCCTTCACCCGCCCCTGA
- a CDS encoding YdiY family protein, producing the protein MMRFFTLLSVFVMLLLPVTGALAEDKKWSDEAELSYVDTSGNTEVTTLSAKNKMQVTLTERILATWKLQALYGETDGEKTAESYMTELRGDYALTERLFTFGTAGWLQDKFAGIDSRYTFGLGVGYKFLDGPKHFLRGEAGLTYTMDEYTDGSSEEYLGGRLFGEYQYQFTEKNRFSQTLEYLPDFENSDNWLLNSETALIAALNSFLSMKTSYVVKYDNEPAPGSEKTDRILGVALVVNF; encoded by the coding sequence ATGATGCGATTTTTTACGCTGTTAAGTGTTTTTGTAATGCTGCTGCTGCCAGTGACGGGAGCCCTGGCGGAAGACAAGAAATGGAGCGATGAGGCGGAATTGTCCTATGTCGATACCAGCGGCAACACGGAAGTCACCACACTTTCCGCTAAAAACAAGATGCAGGTGACCCTCACCGAACGGATTCTGGCGACCTGGAAGCTGCAGGCTCTGTACGGCGAGACGGATGGGGAAAAAACGGCGGAATCGTACATGACGGAGCTGCGGGGGGACTACGCCCTGACGGAGCGCCTCTTTACTTTTGGCACGGCCGGGTGGCTGCAGGACAAGTTTGCCGGCATCGACAGCCGTTATACCTTTGGGCTGGGTGTCGGCTACAAATTTCTGGACGGCCCCAAGCACTTTCTGCGTGGCGAGGCTGGCCTGACCTATACCATGGATGAATACACGGACGGTTCTTCCGAAGAATATCTGGGCGGGCGGCTTTTCGGCGAATACCAATACCAGTTTACCGAAAAGAACCGTTTTTCGCAGACCCTCGAATATTTGCCTGATTTCGAGAATTCTGACAACTGGTTGTTGAACAGCGAGACGGCCCTGATCGCTGCCCTAAACAGTTTTCTGTCCATGAAAACCAGTTATGTCGTGAAATACGACAACGAGCCGGCGCCGGGCTCGGAAAAAACCGACAGAATCCTCGGCGTGGCCCTGGTCGTCAATTTCTGA
- a CDS encoding GntP family permease gives MVSGSTAVIFLLLSVGLIIFLTSKYRMNPFVVLILVSFLYGLLVQMPLPDIVKNIRNGFGGTLGYIGIVIVAGTIIGTILEKTGAALSMTRAILKLVGKERSPLAMSVAGYAISIPVFCDSGYVILTPLNKALAKETGKSMAVMAVALATGLYATHCLVPPTPGPIAAAGILGADLGRVIGMGLLVSIPAMLAGYFWATRFARRYQIESDMEETYEHLIGKYGKLPGAFHSFLPITLPIVLILLKSVAEFPTKPFGEGGMAQAMSFIGDPVTALTLGILLALTLVEKGQMKNALDNWMGEGVKHAALILAITGAGGAFGSILKASPIATFLGESLSTLQLGIFLPFVIAAAIKTAQGSSTVSIITTSSIMAPLMVALGLDPVFTVLAIGAGAMTVSHANDSYFWVVTQFSNMDVPVAYRAYTSATLVLGLVSIACISVLSFIF, from the coding sequence ATGGTCTCAGGCAGTACCGCAGTCATCTTTCTTCTTCTGAGCGTCGGGCTCATCATCTTCCTGACGTCCAAGTACCGCATGAACCCCTTTGTCGTTCTCATCCTCGTCTCTTTCCTCTATGGCCTGCTGGTGCAGATGCCTCTTCCCGACATCGTCAAAAACATCCGTAACGGATTCGGCGGGACCCTCGGTTACATCGGTATCGTCATCGTGGCCGGCACCATCATCGGTACTATTCTGGAGAAGACCGGAGCGGCCCTGTCCATGACCCGAGCCATTCTCAAACTGGTCGGTAAGGAGCGCTCGCCCCTGGCCATGAGCGTAGCCGGCTACGCTATTTCCATCCCGGTTTTCTGCGACTCAGGCTATGTCATCCTGACCCCTCTCAACAAAGCCTTGGCCAAGGAGACGGGCAAATCCATGGCCGTCATGGCCGTGGCGCTGGCGACCGGCCTCTACGCCACCCACTGTCTGGTACCGCCAACCCCCGGCCCCATTGCGGCGGCGGGCATCCTCGGCGCCGACCTCGGCCGCGTGATCGGCATGGGATTGCTGGTCTCCATCCCCGCCATGCTGGCCGGCTATTTCTGGGCCACGCGTTTCGCGCGCCGCTATCAAATCGAATCGGACATGGAGGAGACCTACGAGCACCTCATCGGCAAATACGGCAAGCTGCCCGGCGCTTTTCATTCTTTCCTTCCCATTACCCTGCCGATCGTCCTGATTCTGCTCAAGTCGGTGGCTGAGTTCCCCACCAAACCCTTTGGCGAAGGGGGGATGGCCCAGGCCATGAGCTTTATCGGCGATCCCGTCACTGCTCTCACGCTCGGCATTCTCCTGGCCCTGACCCTGGTAGAGAAAGGGCAGATGAAGAATGCCCTCGACAACTGGATGGGCGAAGGGGTTAAGCACGCCGCTCTCATCCTGGCCATCACCGGCGCCGGCGGCGCTTTCGGCAGCATTCTCAAGGCTTCGCCCATCGCCACCTTTTTGGGAGAATCCCTGTCCACCCTGCAGCTTGGCATCTTTCTCCCTTTCGTCATCGCCGCCGCCATCAAAACCGCTCAAGGTTCTTCCACGGTCTCCATCATTACCACCTCGTCCATCATGGCCCCGCTCATGGTAGCCCTCGGGCTCGACCCGGTCTTCACCGTGCTGGCGATTGGCGCTGGCGCCATGACCGTTTCCCACGCCAACGACTCTTATTTCTGGGTGGTGACGCAGTTCTCCAACATGGACGTGCCGGTGGCCTACCGGGCCTACACCAGTGCCACTCTGGTGCTGGGTCTGGTCTCCATCGCCTGCATTTCGGTTCTTTCCTTCATCTTCTAA
- the rseP gene encoding RIP metalloprotease RseP, which translates to MMTAFWGIITLGILIFVHELGHFAVAKWSGVKVLRFSLGFGPRLLSWKKGETEYLVCLLPFGGYVQMHGERKNNPDEAPVSSDDDRAFTNKGVFTRMAIVAAGPLTNLLLPFLILPVAYLVGIHTPAYQIATPQVGHVATQSPADDSGFREGDLLASIEGRRVATWEEANSVFAMAAKEEVSVTVSRQGQNQDLQLAKVAGESYDLRSVGIFPEQAAVLGEVFEGDPARVAGLREGDRIVAINGTPINSWYDVGTVINAAGGAEVTVEVQRAEERLRFTMLPEQSSQGRFLIGISPLQETYLKHFPPLEAVKAGAQKTVELMRLTGDFLRQLVAGNISTDNIGGPVMIVQTAGAAAETGIAATLLFLAFLSIQLGFLNLLPVPVLDGGHLVFFLIELIFGRPLPQAAQETALKFGLLLLLLLMGLALFNDFSRFFS; encoded by the coding sequence ATGATGACCGCTTTCTGGGGGATTATTACCCTCGGCATCCTGATATTTGTTCATGAACTGGGTCACTTTGCCGTCGCCAAATGGTCCGGCGTCAAGGTCCTGCGTTTTTCTCTCGGTTTCGGTCCCCGTCTGCTTAGCTGGAAAAAAGGGGAAACGGAATACCTGGTTTGCCTGCTCCCCTTTGGGGGCTATGTCCAGATGCACGGGGAACGCAAGAACAACCCCGACGAAGCGCCCGTCAGCAGCGACGACGACAGAGCCTTCACCAACAAAGGGGTTTTCACCCGCATGGCCATTGTGGCGGCGGGACCGCTGACCAACTTGTTACTCCCCTTTCTCATCCTGCCTGTCGCCTACCTTGTCGGGATACATACCCCCGCCTACCAGATCGCCACGCCACAGGTCGGCCATGTGGCCACGCAAAGCCCGGCCGACGACAGCGGCTTTCGTGAAGGGGATCTGCTCGCAAGTATCGAAGGGCGCCGGGTCGCGACCTGGGAAGAAGCCAATTCGGTGTTCGCCATGGCAGCCAAAGAAGAAGTGAGCGTCACCGTTAGCCGTCAGGGACAGAACCAGGATTTGCAGCTCGCCAAGGTCGCCGGTGAGAGCTACGACCTGCGCAGTGTCGGGATTTTTCCGGAGCAGGCCGCGGTACTCGGCGAGGTTTTCGAAGGGGATCCCGCCCGGGTAGCGGGCCTGCGCGAAGGGGATCGCATCGTCGCCATCAACGGCACGCCCATCAACAGCTGGTACGATGTCGGCACAGTTATCAATGCCGCGGGCGGGGCCGAGGTGACCGTGGAGGTACAGCGTGCGGAGGAGCGCCTTCGCTTTACCATGCTGCCGGAACAGAGCTCCCAGGGGCGTTTTCTTATCGGCATCTCGCCGCTGCAGGAGACTTACCTGAAGCACTTCCCCCCACTCGAAGCCGTAAAAGCCGGAGCCCAAAAGACAGTGGAGCTGATGCGCCTCACCGGCGATTTCCTGCGGCAGTTGGTGGCCGGCAACATTTCCACCGACAATATCGGCGGACCGGTTATGATCGTACAGACCGCCGGGGCCGCAGCCGAGACGGGAATAGCCGCCACCCTGCTTTTCCTAGCCTTTCTCAGCATTCAGCTCGGTTTTCTGAATCTGCTACCCGTGCCGGTGCTCGACGGCGGACATCTCGTCTTCTTTCTCATCGAACTGATTTTCGGCCGTCCCCTGCCCCAGGCCGCCCAGGAAACCGCTCTGAAATTCGGGCTACTCCTGTTGCTTCTGCTCATGGGGCTGGCCCTGTTCAACGATTTCAGCCGCTTCTTCTCCTGA
- the corA gene encoding magnesium/cobalt transporter CorA, whose translation MPRKLVRKRGKPAGSAPGTLIHVGEKRTESVRLHYIDYDAHQLEEQDVAADEAAACCALKDRPSVSWINVDGIHQPATIQTIGDCFSLHPLVQEDILNTDHRPKFEAFDDYAFIVLKMPFYDQERREVRTEQVSLILGNRFVLSFQEKEGDVFDKIRDRLRNNKGRIRKLGADYLAYALIDAVVDHYFSILEQIGDQIEDLEDELILEPDQETLHAIHNFKREMILLRKSVWPLRELISGLQRDESDLISDTTKIYLRDVYDHTIQVIDTVETFRDIIAGMLDLYLSSLSNRMNEVMKVLTIMATIFIPLTFLAGVYGMNFHYMPELTWRWSYPAFWLIMIAIGLGLFVAFKRRKWL comes from the coding sequence ATGCCCAGAAAACTCGTCCGCAAAAGAGGCAAACCCGCCGGCTCGGCACCCGGCACCCTGATTCATGTCGGCGAGAAACGCACGGAATCTGTTCGCCTTCATTATATCGACTACGATGCCCATCAACTGGAGGAACAGGACGTTGCCGCCGACGAAGCCGCCGCCTGTTGTGCCCTCAAAGACCGCCCGTCCGTAAGTTGGATCAACGTCGACGGCATCCATCAACCGGCGACCATCCAGACGATTGGTGACTGCTTCAGCCTTCACCCCCTCGTCCAGGAGGACATCCTCAACACCGATCACCGGCCCAAGTTCGAAGCCTTTGACGATTATGCCTTTATTGTGCTCAAAATGCCTTTTTACGATCAGGAGCGCCGTGAGGTCCGCACCGAGCAGGTCAGTCTCATCCTGGGCAACCGCTTCGTGCTTTCCTTCCAGGAGAAAGAAGGGGATGTCTTTGACAAGATCAGGGATCGCCTGCGCAACAACAAGGGGCGCATCCGTAAGCTGGGGGCCGATTACCTGGCTTACGCCCTGATCGACGCTGTGGTCGACCACTATTTTTCCATACTGGAACAGATCGGCGACCAGATTGAAGATCTCGAGGATGAGCTGATCCTTGAACCGGATCAGGAGACGCTGCACGCCATTCACAACTTCAAGCGCGAGATGATTCTGCTGCGCAAATCGGTCTGGCCCCTGCGCGAATTGATCAGCGGCCTGCAGCGGGACGAGTCCGACCTGATCAGCGACACGACAAAGATCTATCTGCGCGACGTCTACGACCACACCATCCAGGTCATCGACACGGTGGAGACCTTCCGCGACATCATCGCCGGCATGCTCGACCTGTACCTGTCCAGTCTCAGCAACAGAATGAATGAGGTCATGAAGGTGCTGACCATCATGGCCACTATCTTTATTCCCCTGACCTTTCTGGCCGGTGTCTACGGCATGAACTTTCACTACATGCCCGAACTCACCTGGCGCTGGAGCTATCCCGCCTTCTGGCTGATTATGATCGCCATCGGCCTGGGCCTTTTCGTTGCCTTTAAAAGGAGAAAATGGCTGTGA
- a CDS encoding tetratricopeptide repeat protein: MRNPLTFLRTRLLERLAMNSFVAADFEKSAVYWRKLARLNPEHPGVHYNLGLVHMATKSYEEAEQAFQAELTRQGETPPLLKVLAELAFLKGERIAALDFYRKAARAEGRLSKEGQLLESKIALCSDDERFARALAAIDDFEAGCALMEDERFDEAEKKYQRAAEADPTHFLARNNLGVIAMNVQRDLKRARAFFEQADNLIDHPLVKANLRKLSHLEAEEQRT; the protein is encoded by the coding sequence ATGAGAAATCCTCTGACCTTCCTGCGTACCCGTCTGCTGGAGAGGCTGGCCATGAACAGCTTCGTCGCGGCCGATTTCGAAAAGTCGGCGGTGTATTGGCGCAAACTGGCCCGCCTTAATCCCGAGCACCCAGGCGTTCACTACAATCTCGGGCTGGTGCATATGGCCACCAAGAGCTACGAAGAGGCCGAGCAGGCTTTTCAGGCCGAGCTGACCCGTCAGGGGGAAACCCCGCCGCTGCTCAAAGTACTGGCGGAGTTGGCTTTTCTGAAGGGGGAGAGGATCGCGGCGCTGGATTTCTACCGCAAGGCCGCCCGCGCCGAGGGGCGCCTGTCCAAGGAAGGCCAGCTATTGGAAAGCAAAATCGCCCTGTGCAGCGATGACGAGCGCTTTGCGAGAGCACTGGCTGCCATAGACGATTTTGAGGCGGGATGCGCCCTGATGGAGGACGAGCGCTTCGATGAGGCGGAAAAGAAATACCAGCGGGCGGCCGAAGCGGACCCCACCCATTTTCTCGCCCGCAACAATCTGGGCGTCATCGCCATGAATGTCCAACGGGACCTGAAGCGGGCGCGCGCTTTTTTTGAGCAGGCGGACAATCTCATCGATCACCCCCTGGTCAAGGCCAATCTCCGAAAATTGAGCCATCTGGAAGCAGAGGAGCAGAGGACATGA
- a CDS encoding glycerate kinase yields MNRAMEFQHLSDIFAAALARVDPYRMILNRVRLNGSLLTIDIEDDFFEVDLSDYRQLYVMGTGKATAKMALAFEEILGERIDRGLIAVKYGHTETLNHIETLEAGHPVPDDNSVLAGQRMLEMAAAADEKTLVIHLISGGGSALLACPFQGDHRVESLSLADKQQVTRALLACGATINEINAIRKHLSDIKGGRLARAIAPARCLSFILSDVVGDRLDAIASGLTSPDHTTFADCLEILSKYDIAGEIPTKALAVLQKGADGELKETPKPGDAIFDRVANILIGSNYVSLLAARDAARQWGYHTTILTSQVSGEAREWAKVLVGIGKDIRKASVLSPKPACIIAGGETTVTLRGKGKGGRNQEIALAALAEMQQDPENCLGLYLLSASTDGNDGPTDAAGAFAAVELLADAEQIGLAVGAFLRNNDAYTFFDQINGLLKTGPTNTNVCDLQILIVTE; encoded by the coding sequence ATGAACCGAGCGATGGAATTTCAGCACCTGAGCGATATCTTTGCCGCCGCCCTGGCCCGGGTCGATCCCTACCGCATGATTCTCAATCGTGTGCGCTTAAATGGCAGCCTGCTGACCATCGATATCGAGGACGATTTTTTCGAGGTCGACCTCAGCGACTACCGGCAGCTCTATGTCATGGGGACGGGCAAGGCGACGGCCAAGATGGCTCTGGCTTTCGAGGAGATCCTCGGTGAACGCATCGATCGGGGCCTCATCGCCGTCAAGTACGGCCACACCGAAACGCTCAACCATATTGAAACCTTGGAGGCCGGCCATCCCGTACCGGACGACAACAGCGTCCTGGCCGGCCAACGCATGCTGGAGATGGCCGCCGCCGCGGACGAAAAAACCCTGGTCATTCATCTCATTTCCGGTGGCGGCTCCGCCCTGCTGGCCTGCCCTTTCCAGGGCGACCACAGGGTGGAGAGCCTCAGCCTGGCCGACAAGCAGCAGGTCACCCGCGCCCTGCTGGCCTGCGGCGCCACTATCAACGAAATCAACGCCATCCGCAAACACCTGTCGGACATCAAGGGTGGTCGCCTGGCGCGGGCTATCGCCCCGGCCCGCTGCCTCAGCTTTATCCTTTCCGACGTGGTTGGTGACCGCCTCGACGCCATCGCTTCCGGCCTGACCAGCCCCGACCACACCACCTTTGCCGACTGCCTGGAGATCCTGAGCAAATACGACATCGCCGGTGAGATACCCACGAAAGCGCTGGCCGTTCTGCAAAAAGGCGCCGACGGCGAACTGAAAGAGACTCCCAAGCCGGGCGATGCCATTTTTGACCGCGTGGCCAACATCCTGATCGGCAGCAACTATGTCAGCCTGCTGGCCGCCCGCGACGCCGCCAGGCAATGGGGCTACCACACGACCATCCTCACCTCCCAGGTAAGCGGCGAGGCCCGCGAATGGGCCAAGGTGCTGGTGGGAATCGGCAAAGACATCCGCAAGGCCAGTGTGCTCAGTCCCAAACCGGCCTGCATTATCGCTGGCGGCGAGACTACCGTGACGCTGCGGGGCAAGGGAAAAGGAGGACGCAACCAGGAGATCGCCCTGGCAGCCCTGGCGGAGATGCAGCAGGACCCGGAAAACTGCCTCGGCCTCTACCTGCTGTCGGCTTCCACCGACGGCAACGACGGCCCCACGGATGCCGCCGGCGCCTTCGCCGCCGTGGAACTGCTGGCGGATGCGGAACAGATAGGACTGGCCGTCGGCGCGTTTCTACGCAACAACGATGCCTACACCTTCTTCGACCAGATCAACGGCCTGCTGAAGACGGGGCCGACCAACACCAACGTCTGCGACCTGCAGATCCTCATCGTTACGGAATAG
- a CDS encoding peroxiredoxin, which yields MEGHQRNLYLYDRFNARVAGVSRDNVDTLKYFAEEYGLTFPLFSNTSSYLGTWLGAYAPGSPVFARRTVVIDKWGTIRYSKSGNPNYHEVLQVLKELHAEEVSP from the coding sequence ATGGAGGGTCATCAGAGGAACCTCTACCTCTATGACCGCTTCAACGCCCGCGTCGCGGGCGTCAGCCGGGACAACGTCGATACACTTAAATACTTCGCTGAAGAATACGGCCTGACCTTCCCCCTCTTCTCCAACACCTCTTCCTACCTGGGAACCTGGCTCGGCGCCTACGCGCCGGGGTCGCCCGTCTTTGCCCGGCGGACCGTAGTCATCGACAAATGGGGGACCATCCGCTACAGCAAGAGCGGCAATCCGAACTATCATGAAGTTTTGCAGGTCCTTAAAGAGCTGCATGCCGAGGAGGTGTCGCCATGA